The following are encoded together in the Blautia obeum ATCC 29174 genome:
- a CDS encoding GH36-type glycosyl hydrolase domain-containing protein — protein sequence MKYGYFDDKAKEYVITTPHTPLPWINYLGSNDFFSLISNTCGGYSFYKDAKLMRITRYRYNNIPVDSNGKYYYINDDGVIWNPGTMPSMTETDTYECRHGLGYSRFHSSKNKLEADLLAFVPSDAACEINCLKLKNNSDSEKNISLFSYVEFCLWNAVDDGSNFQRNLSIGEVEVQGSTIYHKTEYRERRRHYSFFTVNTPVHNFDTSRDAFLGAGNGNAFPEAVRKKKCSNSIASGWYPIAAHQIDIKLVPGEEKEFVFVLGYCENPADDKWEAPGIINKTPAKALIERFNTMDKAMAAFAKLNDYWENLLARFAVSSENEHIDRMANIWNQYQCMVTFNMSRSASYYESGTGRGMGFRDSCQDLLGFVHLIPERARERIIDIASTQFPDGSAYHQYQPLTKQGNLDVGSGFNDDPLWLIAAVAAYIKETGDYGILEEQVPFDCKKGSAVPLFEHLDKSFHYTVTHLGPHKLPLIGRADWNDCLNLNCFSSEPGESFQTTGPSEGPVAESVFIAGMFVKYGKEFEELCRRTGHEELAAEAEKAVDEMYQAVLDAGWDGEWFLRAYDAQSEKVGSKECEEGKIFIEPQGFCVMAGIGKEEGLAEKALDSVHERLETKYGVMILQPAYTRYHLELGEITSYPPGYKENAGIFCHNNPWISIAETVIGRGDRAFEIYRKICPSYIEEISEIHRTEPYVYSQMVAGADAPRFGEAKNSWLTGTAAWTFVNLSQALLGIQPDYDGLIVDPCLPGKFGDFKVDRRFRNAEYHIEIHKPEGVQKGVSWIEVDGEKIAGNQIPLVDGKKEYHVIVQMG from the coding sequence ATGAAATATGGATATTTTGACGACAAAGCCAAAGAATATGTAATCACTACACCACATACACCATTGCCATGGATCAATTATCTGGGAAGTAATGACTTTTTCTCACTGATCTCCAATACCTGTGGTGGATACAGTTTTTATAAAGATGCGAAACTGATGCGAATCACGAGATACCGTTACAATAATATTCCGGTAGATTCTAACGGAAAGTACTATTACATTAATGATGATGGTGTGATCTGGAACCCGGGAACCATGCCATCCATGACAGAGACAGATACATATGAATGTCGCCATGGATTGGGCTACAGTCGTTTCCATTCTTCTAAGAATAAACTGGAAGCAGATCTTCTGGCATTTGTACCATCGGATGCAGCCTGTGAGATTAACTGCCTGAAGCTGAAGAATAATTCTGATTCCGAAAAAAATATCTCTCTGTTTTCGTATGTGGAATTCTGTTTGTGGAATGCAGTTGATGACGGATCCAACTTCCAGAGAAACTTAAGTATCGGCGAAGTGGAAGTGCAGGGAAGCACAATTTATCATAAAACAGAATACAGAGAAAGAAGAAGACATTACAGCTTCTTTACTGTTAATACTCCGGTTCACAATTTTGATACAAGCAGAGATGCTTTTCTCGGCGCTGGTAATGGAAATGCTTTTCCGGAAGCTGTACGTAAGAAAAAATGCAGCAATTCCATAGCAAGTGGATGGTATCCGATCGCAGCACATCAGATCGATATCAAACTGGTACCAGGTGAAGAAAAAGAATTTGTATTTGTGCTGGGATATTGTGAGAACCCGGCAGATGATAAATGGGAAGCACCGGGAATCATCAATAAGACACCGGCAAAAGCCCTGATCGAACGCTTTAATACAATGGATAAGGCTATGGCGGCTTTTGCAAAACTGAATGATTACTGGGAGAATCTGCTGGCACGTTTTGCAGTATCCAGTGAAAATGAACACATCGACCGTATGGCAAATATCTGGAATCAGTACCAGTGTATGGTTACGTTCAATATGTCCAGATCTGCATCCTATTATGAGTCTGGAACAGGCCGTGGTATGGGATTCCGTGATTCCTGTCAGGATCTTCTGGGATTTGTACATCTGATTCCTGAGCGTGCAAGAGAGAGGATTATTGATATCGCGTCCACACAGTTCCCGGATGGAAGTGCCTATCATCAGTATCAGCCATTGACGAAACAGGGAAATCTGGATGTTGGAAGCGGATTTAATGATGATCCATTATGGTTGATCGCAGCAGTGGCTGCATATATCAAAGAAACCGGAGATTATGGAATTCTTGAAGAACAGGTACCGTTTGATTGTAAGAAAGGTTCAGCGGTTCCGCTGTTTGAACATCTGGACAAATCTTTCCATTATACAGTAACACATCTTGGACCGCATAAACTTCCTCTGATCGGAAGGGCAGACTGGAATGATTGTCTGAATCTGAACTGTTTTTCCAGTGAACCGGGAGAATCTTTCCAGACGACCGGACCGTCTGAGGGACCGGTAGCGGAATCTGTATTTATTGCAGGTATGTTTGTAAAATATGGAAAAGAGTTTGAAGAGCTCTGCAGACGTACAGGTCATGAAGAACTGGCAGCAGAGGCAGAAAAAGCAGTCGATGAGATGTATCAGGCAGTTCTGGATGCAGGATGGGATGGAGAATGGTTCCTTCGTGCATATGATGCGCAGTCCGAAAAAGTTGGATCAAAAGAGTGTGAGGAAGGAAAAATCTTTATTGAACCGCAGGGCTTTTGTGTTATGGCAGGTATTGGAAAAGAAGAGGGACTGGCAGAAAAAGCATTGGATTCTGTACATGAGCGTCTGGAAACAAAGTATGGAGTCATGATTCTTCAGCCGGCATACACGAGATATCATCTGGAACTTGGGGAAATTACTTCCTACCCACCGGGATACAAAGAAAATGCCGGTATCTTCTGCCATAATAATCCGTGGATCTCTATTGCAGAGACTGTGATCGGAAGAGGAGACCGAGCTTTTGAAATTTATCGTAAGATATGTCCATCGTATATTGAGGAGATCAGTGAGATACATCGAACAGAACCTTATGTATATTCACAGATGGTTGCAGGTGCAGATGCACCGAGATTTGGGGAAGCGAAGAACAGCTGGCTGACAGGAACAGCAGCATGGACTTTTGTAAACCTGTCTCAGGCATTGCTGGGAATTCAGCCGGATTATGACGGACTTATTGTAGATCCGTGTCTCCCGGGTAAGTTTGGTGATTTTAAAGTGGATCGTCGTTTCAGAAATGCTGAATATCATATTGAGATTCACAAACCAGAGGGTGTACAAAAAGGTGTCAGTTGGATTGAAGTGGATGGAGAAAAAATTGCCGGAAATCAGATTCCGCTGGTTGATGGTAAAAAAGAATATCATGTAATCGTACAGATGGGATAA